The following coding sequences lie in one Gemmatimonadota bacterium genomic window:
- a CDS encoding KpsF/GutQ family sugar-phosphate isomerase, producing MNRGDDLLAHARGVVRAEASAVAALENRLGEPFLRAVELIASANGRVIVSGIGKSGIVGRKLAATLTSTGTPALFLHPVEGLHGDLGIVSRGDVAVLISKSGALEELAGLVEFLSRQGVAMIALTGRLDSALSRGATVVLDCSVDEEACPFDLTPTTSTAAAMALGDALAVALLVHRGFTREDFARLHPGGALGRKLALRVRDVMVTEDYPCLGMSASMRECVVLLAERRGTVPIVDEGRRVVGVVTAGDLTRLMEREQSFFDVPVSTVMNRDPKLTGPDVLGAAAVYEMEKHGIMAMPVADGERRLLGIVHLHDLMRAGAV from the coding sequence ATGAATCGGGGCGATGACCTGCTGGCCCACGCACGGGGCGTCGTCCGTGCCGAGGCGAGCGCGGTCGCCGCGCTCGAAAATCGACTCGGCGAGCCGTTCCTCCGCGCTGTCGAGCTTATCGCCAGCGCCAACGGCCGGGTCATCGTCAGCGGGATCGGCAAGAGCGGCATTGTAGGCCGCAAGCTCGCGGCCACCCTCACTTCCACCGGCACGCCCGCCCTCTTCCTGCACCCCGTGGAAGGCTTGCACGGCGACCTGGGCATTGTATCACGCGGCGATGTGGCCGTCCTGATCTCGAAGAGCGGCGCGTTGGAGGAGCTGGCCGGGCTGGTGGAATTCCTGAGCCGCCAAGGTGTAGCAATGATTGCACTTACGGGTCGCCTGGATTCCGCGCTCAGCCGCGGCGCGACCGTGGTGCTGGACTGCTCCGTCGACGAGGAGGCGTGCCCCTTCGATCTAACGCCCACCACGTCCACAGCCGCAGCCATGGCGCTGGGCGACGCGCTGGCCGTCGCGCTGCTCGTGCACCGGGGGTTCACGCGCGAGGACTTCGCCCGGCTGCACCCGGGCGGTGCGCTGGGCCGCAAGCTGGCCTTGCGCGTGCGGGATGTGATGGTGACAGAGGACTACCCCTGTCTGGGGATGTCCGCGAGCATGCGGGAGTGCGTGGTGCTGCTGGCGGAGCGGCGGGGCACGGTGCCGATCGTGGACGAGGGCAGGCGCGTCGTCGGCGTAGTGACGGCGGGAGACCTTACCCGGCTGATGGAGCGGGAGCAGAGCTTTTTCGACGTGCCGGTCTCGACGGTCATGAATCGGGACCCGAAGCTCACGGGCCCCGACGTCCTGGGCGCGGCGGCGGTCTACGAGATGGAGAAGCACGGCATCATGGCCATGCCTGTGGCGGATGGGGAGCGGCGGCTCCTGGGAATTGTTCACCTGCACGATCTGATGCGGGCGGGCGCCGTATGA
- the lptC gene encoding LPS export ABC transporter periplasmic protein LptC, translating to MSAGIRCLYGLGLGVSCALAACAGGGADPLAEDNLAGMPSDQVIYGLTHFSTAQGVRRAVLRADTAYVHEDSARIDARRVHLTLFNELGREAADLTAAAGELDIRTEAMTARGNVVLVARQGQKRIETEELHFDPQTDRIWSDVATTLQDAGTVIRGQGFTSDGQLRNVRVRRPTGRVEGLRIEF from the coding sequence ATGAGCGCTGGGATCCGCTGCTTGTACGGTCTCGGTCTGGGGGTGAGCTGCGCGCTCGCCGCGTGCGCCGGCGGGGGCGCCGATCCCTTGGCGGAAGACAACCTCGCGGGTATGCCGAGCGACCAGGTGATTTACGGGCTGACCCACTTTTCCACGGCGCAAGGCGTCCGGCGCGCCGTGCTGCGGGCCGACACGGCGTACGTCCACGAAGACTCGGCACGGATTGACGCGAGGCGCGTTCACCTGACGCTGTTCAACGAGCTGGGACGCGAGGCGGCGGACCTGACGGCCGCGGCGGGCGAGCTCGACATACGCACGGAGGCCATGACGGCGCGCGGCAACGTGGTGCTCGTCGCGCGGCAGGGGCAGAAGCGTATCGAGACGGAGGAGCTCCATTTCGATCCGCAGACGGACCGCATCTGGAGCGATGTGGCCACCACTCTGCAGGATGCAGGCACGGTGATCCGGGGGCAGGGTTTCACCTCGGACGGACAGCTCAGGAACGTGCGGGTACGGCGGCCGACGGGGCGCGTGGAAGGCCTGAGGATCGAGTTCTGA
- the lptB gene encoding LPS export ABC transporter ATP-binding protein: MDREGLTRYVAQLAPHDASVALALLELVRRADDEGALERGEWLAALRAAYRRLGPGSIGGAESSGADEVAPEELGRYLEEHAVAALASRGIARSEPEGPAWEQLRLTADLWAELATERASVVAELEAAVRNLLDQALHRAAPVSDGNGRRAAPGSVLRARSLIKVYRRRKVVNEVDLDVSQGEIVGLLGPNGAGKTTTFYMIVGLISPDHGKVFLDGHDLASVPMYQRARRGIGYLAQEPSVFRRLTVEENILAILETLGLERAECEARLEALLDELTIKHLRSARAYSLSGGERRRLEITRALVSDPKFMLLDEPFAGVDPIAVHDIQQIVAGLRHRGIGVIITDHNVEQTLDIVDRAYIMYDGRVRVSGTVAELVWNDEVAEIYFGPTLTARMRERYRPPKEA, from the coding sequence ATGGATCGGGAAGGCCTGACTCGGTATGTGGCGCAGCTCGCCCCGCACGACGCCTCCGTCGCACTGGCACTGCTCGAGCTGGTGCGCAGAGCGGATGACGAGGGGGCGCTCGAGCGCGGCGAATGGCTGGCCGCGCTGCGGGCCGCGTACCGTCGTCTGGGGCCCGGCTCGATCGGCGGAGCCGAGTCGAGCGGCGCCGATGAAGTCGCACCCGAGGAGCTGGGCCGCTACCTCGAAGAGCACGCCGTGGCAGCGCTGGCCAGCCGCGGCATCGCCCGCAGCGAGCCAGAAGGGCCGGCGTGGGAGCAACTGCGGCTGACAGCGGACCTCTGGGCCGAGCTCGCAACCGAGCGCGCCAGCGTTGTGGCCGAGCTCGAAGCCGCGGTAAGAAACTTGCTTGACCAGGCCCTGCACAGGGCCGCGCCCGTCAGCGATGGGAACGGCCGGCGCGCCGCGCCGGGCAGCGTGCTGCGGGCACGGAGCCTTATCAAGGTCTATCGACGGCGCAAGGTCGTGAATGAGGTGGACCTGGACGTGTCCCAGGGAGAGATCGTCGGGTTGCTGGGCCCGAACGGGGCCGGGAAGACGACGACCTTCTACATGATCGTCGGGCTGATCTCGCCGGACCACGGGAAAGTCTTCCTGGACGGCCACGACCTGGCCAGTGTGCCCATGTACCAGCGCGCACGCCGGGGGATCGGCTATCTGGCGCAGGAGCCCTCCGTGTTCCGCAGGCTGACAGTCGAGGAGAACATCCTCGCCATCCTGGAAACGTTGGGGCTCGAGAGGGCGGAGTGTGAGGCGCGGCTCGAGGCGTTGCTCGACGAGCTCACGATCAAGCACCTGCGGAGCGCCAGGGCTTATTCCCTGTCCGGCGGCGAGCGGCGTCGCCTCGAGATCACGCGCGCGCTGGTCAGTGACCCGAAATTCATGCTGCTGGACGAGCCCTTTGCCGGGGTGGATCCCATCGCCGTGCACGATATCCAGCAGATCGTGGCCGGGTTGCGCCACCGTGGGATCGGGGTAATCATCACCGATCACAACGTCGAGCAGACACTGGACATCGTGGATCGGGCGTACATCATGTATGATGGCCGTGTGCGGGTTTCGGGTACGGTGGCGGAACTGGTCTGGAACGACGAGGTCGCGGAGATCTACTTTGGTCCCACACTCACGGCGCGGATGCGCGAGCGCTACCGGCCGCCGAAGGAAGCATGA
- the rpoN gene encoding RNA polymerase factor sigma-54: MSIRTGLYQGTQLKQELKINPRLYQAMDLLYMPLLDLQQHLKQELLNNPFLDLEEPAVSPEEEAVPDKQKEKEKEQEKEEIDWEEILLEGFDTGGRRAEYEEKEYYEPVPVDTRDLSDHLRDQLVLMRLSPRQMLLGEEIIGNIDDDGYLTCGLCEVVTALNVWLQEEGSAWAEEGESLEAFSMAEAEEMLRVVQGFEPPGIGARDLRECLLLQLRDAEKEDTLAYRIVRDYFDQLINHRWSETSKELSITPRDVQAAADEVAKLDPKPGLKYAAPSDNYIIPDLVVEKIDGEYLVFLNDTTLPRLKLSRAYREIARDKSKFKGENKEFISNKLNSANWMIQAIEQRRQTMLKVMNFIVDRQREFFEKGVQYLKPLTLREVAEVIAMHESTVSRVTNEKFVQTPRGVLPLKFFFSSGLSTASGEDVSARGIKAKIQKLVDDEESRRPLTDQAIVNILKEEGIQIARRTVAKYRDQLGILSARMRKRV, translated from the coding sequence ATGAGCATTAGGACGGGACTGTATCAGGGCACGCAGCTCAAGCAGGAGCTGAAGATCAATCCGCGCCTGTATCAGGCAATGGATCTGCTCTATATGCCGCTCCTCGATCTGCAGCAGCACCTCAAGCAGGAGCTGTTGAACAACCCGTTCCTGGATCTCGAGGAGCCCGCGGTCTCGCCCGAAGAGGAGGCGGTGCCGGACAAGCAGAAAGAGAAGGAAAAGGAGCAGGAAAAGGAGGAGATCGACTGGGAGGAGATCCTGCTCGAAGGCTTCGACACGGGTGGGCGCCGGGCCGAGTACGAGGAAAAGGAGTACTACGAACCGGTGCCGGTCGACACGCGGGACCTCTCCGATCACCTGCGTGACCAGCTCGTGCTCATGCGGCTTTCGCCCCGGCAGATGCTGCTGGGCGAGGAGATTATCGGCAACATCGATGATGACGGCTATCTCACCTGTGGGCTGTGCGAGGTCGTCACGGCGCTCAACGTGTGGCTGCAGGAGGAGGGGAGCGCCTGGGCCGAGGAGGGTGAGAGCCTCGAGGCCTTCAGCATGGCCGAGGCCGAGGAGATGCTGCGCGTCGTGCAGGGCTTCGAGCCGCCCGGCATCGGCGCCCGAGACCTGCGCGAGTGCTTGCTGCTTCAGCTCCGGGATGCGGAAAAGGAGGACACCCTCGCCTACCGCATTGTCCGCGACTACTTCGACCAGCTCATCAACCACCGCTGGTCCGAGACCTCGAAGGAGCTCTCGATCACGCCGCGCGATGTGCAGGCGGCGGCCGACGAGGTCGCGAAGTTGGACCCGAAGCCCGGCCTCAAGTACGCCGCGCCATCCGACAACTACATCATCCCCGACCTGGTAGTGGAGAAGATCGATGGCGAGTACCTGGTCTTCCTGAACGACACGACGCTGCCGCGTCTCAAGCTGTCGCGCGCCTACCGCGAGATTGCGCGGGACAAGAGCAAGTTCAAAGGCGAGAACAAGGAGTTCATCTCGAACAAGCTGAACAGCGCCAACTGGATGATCCAGGCCATCGAGCAGCGGCGCCAGACGATGCTCAAGGTGATGAACTTCATCGTGGACCGGCAGCGCGAGTTCTTCGAGAAAGGGGTGCAATACCTGAAGCCGCTGACGCTGCGGGAAGTGGCCGAGGTGATTGCTATGCACGAATCGACCGTCTCGCGCGTGACTAACGAGAAATTCGTGCAGACGCCGCGCGGCGTGCTGCCGCTCAAATTCTTCTTTTCCAGTGGGCTCTCGACGGCCTCGGGCGAGGACGTGAGCGCCCGCGGCATCAAGGCCAAGATCCAGAAGCTGGTGGACGACGAGGAGTCGCGGCGCCCGCTCACGGATCAGGCGATCGTGAATATCCTGAAGGAAGAAGGGATCCAGATCGCGCGCCGCACAGTGGCCAAGTACCGCGATCAGTTGGGTATCCTGTCGGCCCGCATGCGCAAGCGGGTGTAG